caaaaccactaagagcaatcaaacacgaccgatatacgcggtccacaatgagagaatctcccacgggagtagatacataaacaagggAACTCAATGAATCCTgagatatccccaaatatggggcaaaattagaagacacatatgaatacgtagagcctgggtcaagtaatactgatgcatccctatgacagacgggGACGATACTTGTgataactgaatctgaagcaacagcctctgaccgggcatagtacctggcctagcctccctctctagggcaacctcgacctccccgacctccaccttgagctAGCTGAGGATGTGGggtagcagctggtgctggaagaaggGCCGAAAGACCCGGTGGAGcatgtggaggctgataagtctatggaggtgcacccctcctgactctagggcaatctctaaccaggtgacgagtgtcaccatactcaaaacaacctctcggaggacgtggcggctgagactgactcggacctgacctgcgggactggccggtaatagcacctccagtaagaggcatactggatactggcggtgcataatagggctcctgaggtctaggaggagctgggacaccgctggctgctggaagagctgaatgaacatggcgactcacaaaacccctaccatagcgtgctgctggtgcacgagctcctgaataatgaccagtctctcgagacctcttggactctctctcctctctgtcccgggcaaacatgccctccaccctcctggcaatgctcattgcctgctgataagtgatgtccatctctaactccctggccatactagtctgaatactggggtggagtccctcaatgaagcgacaaaccctctctctgactgtagcaaccagagccggcgcatggtgagctaactcactgaaatggactgcatactccgacacagtcatagaaccctgatgcaactgctcaaactctacgcgccaagcatccctgaggctctgaggaacatactcacgcaagaacatctctgaaaactgagtccaagtgagtgaggctgcctcgttcggactactcagctcataggtatgccaccactgatatgctgctcccctcagctggaaagcggtgaaagaaaccccactcgtctccacaatgcccatagtgcgaagaatacgatgacactcctcaagaaaacctagagcatcatctgaagctagtccgctgaaagtaggtgggtggtacttcttgtacctctcaagtctgagctgctctgcctcagaagcagctaccctgatctcatgctgaaccggagccactgggggcataggaatatactctggggcctgatcaacttgGACCCTCTGCTTAGGAGtgtgggctgcgggagtctgtgcccctcccccggcctgagatgtagcgtgagctatcggaaatagtccagcctaaaccagagtgctgaacatgctcaagaactgagctaaagtctcctggagggctggagtagcaatagggatctccggtgctggccctccagttGGAGCTATTGGGGGCTCCTCTAACgtagctctcgcaggtgctcgggctgcaccgcgtggtcgtcctctaccctgaccccggcctctggcagggggctcgggtgcctgatcatcGGTCCTCCCATTgcaggtcctcaccatctgtgagaaagaatagaataaaatcttagaatttttgatgtcaataactcgcacgacaaagaaatcaaagaaatatgattgttcctaatagttacatagcctcccgaagataagtacggacgtctccgcaccgatccgcgagactctaataaaccagcttgtgactcgcgactcctatgaacctagtgctatgataccaacttctcacgaccccaaattaatcCTCCGTAAggtgttgtgatggcacctagtctttacgactaggtaagcctactattgtgaaaaatataaagaaaatacgACATTTTAtggataaacaacatattataactagccaagagtagtaccactcggcatatacaaaataattttccaagacccggaatatcactaagtaacaagctgctataatctatgtagctctatacaaaagtctgaagataataaggaaagtctctagacgagggagtagaaggggactccgaagatctgcggacgcaagcagaagtaccttaaagtatcctagaatcagcagcacataCTAACCTCGAgactgatagctcgcacctggatctgcacacgaaaacatgtgcagggaagggccaagcctaacctcggtcgagtagtgacgaggtcaggtcaaggccttaccggagtaaatatagtaaattaaacagtaaaagatataagtgaaatttacggtaacatagttaGAGAAAacctcgaaaatttaacagttaagtgAACCCTCGGCTTAAAACAAGGTTAACATAGTGGgaaaaatctctcgggataccgtcccgtagtttcaaatgaatatgtaGTACACGGGAatcttccggaatacgtccgtagtcccaaagtaaatatgcagtacatggggatctcccggaatacgtccgtagtcccaaagtaaatatgcggtacatggggatctcccggaatacgtccgtagtcccaaagtaaatatgcagtacagggggatctcccggaatacgtccgtagtcccaaagtaaatatgcaacgcaaggtGAAAtaacaggtatgacatcgagatATACAGTATATACTGGACACGGATAAGGCAAATGaggacttagctaaacatgacgCATAGATTGttaattaggcagttaaaacacgtaaacatgcttttctaggctaaactacacaattaaacatattagtacgacttaataagagaaataatttgtgatttaaaaaggttaaacaggatttttgcaataatagcccgtgtatgtactcgtcacctcacgtccacggcgcccacacatcaaataatatcaagatatcctaagggggaagtccccaacacaaggttaggcaagccacttacctcgaaccgctcaaatcaccttgGTAACAccttcttgccacgagtatctgactccaaatggcccgaatctattcaaataaattgcataatgtaaatataactacaagtaactaatttagataattaattcgaagctaaagcgtgaaattaggaaaaacgcccaaaaagtcaccccgggcccatgtctcgcaatcgggtaaaagtcgcaaaatacgaatatccattcactcacgagtttactcgtaccaaaattgctcaaatccaataccaacatctcgatcaaaatcccataattcggcctaagaatctttcttaatttttcaccccaaatccgaaattaaatgatgaaatcaaccatagattagtggaatataaccataaaggagttaggaatcattacccaaaaacttcctcataaaatctctccaaatttctccTTCTACCGAGatctcaatcaaatttttgtgttatgaactcaaccctcatttttgaaccttaaattctgtctaggtgcgttcttcttcgcgaacgcgacatcacgatctcgaacgcgatgcacaatcttccactggcccaaaattcctcctttgcgaatgcgaggggACTCTCGCGAATGCATACCTTCCACTGACGGAACCTTCACAAATgcgggaacctcttcgcgaacgcgtaggcttaatgcccgaagcttcctctgcctcgttcctctacgcgaacgtgaggaccatatcgcgaacgcgtaggcttaaggtcccacaccttcgcgaatgtgggaacaacatcgcgaacgcgaagaacaacttcgctgcctttcccagatgcactatgcgatcgcgaggcacctctcgcgaacacgatgaaggatttttctgcaataaaacaccagaaatctgccacttctctaagtccaaagatgactcgttgagcatccgaaacacacccgaggcccccgggacctcgaccaaacataccaaccaatcctaaaataccatacgatcTTAGTCGAGCTCtaaaatcccatcaaacaacgctaaaatcacaaatcaccctccaattcaaacttaaagaacttgaaacatcaaaattctacaaccgatgccgaaacctatcaaatcacgtccgattgacctcaaattttgcgcacaattGATAATcaaattacggacctactctaacttacGGAATCAAataacgaccccgatatcaaaattttcactaccggcccaaaactctaaaaattcgactttcgccatttcaagtctaaatgagctacgaacctccaaaacataatccagacacactcctaaacccaaaatcacctaacggagctaacgtaactgacgaaattccattccaaagtcatcttcatatagttccgactacggtccaaatcctaaggcttaagctcttaTTTAGAGACttagtgtcccaaaacactccgaaactcaaaaccaatcatcccggcaagttaaaatagcagaaaaagatttgggtAAAGCAGTTAATAGGAAATCGGGGCTAgtactctcaaaataaccggccaggtcgttacataatAGATACCAGtagagcattcaaatggctccatatgaggcattatatggaaggcgatgccattcgccagttggctagtttgaaccgagagaggcttggttgttgggtaccgatttggtacaggatgccttggataaggtcaaggttattcagaatcgacttcgcatagctcagtctagacaaaagcgttatgccgatcgtaaagttcgtgatattgcattcatggttggagaaataatATTACTGCGGGTTTCACTTATGAAAGGTGTACTGAGGTTcggaaggaagggcaagttgagccctaggtatattggaccttttgaaattcttgaaagagtaggtgaagtagcctacaggcttgtattaccgcctagtttatcagtggttcatccggtgttccacgtgtctctgctccggaaatatcatggggatccgtcccatgtgttagatttcagctcagtccaattggacaaagatttgacttacgaggaggagccggtggctattctagcctggcaggtccgacaattgaggtctaagagttatccttcagttcgggtgcaatggagaggtcagccggtagaggcatctacctgggagtccgagtcggacatgcggagtaaatatccacaccttttctccagctcaggtactttttctaactccgttcgaggacgaacgtttgttttagaagtggagaatgtgatgacccaaaatattatttttaaatttaataattaaatttgttttctaagacctcgaaaagcactatttatcactcctcgacttgcgtacgcagtccgtacaatttttcgaaaagtttgtgTGTGAAaattggattaaaatgtgaaatggagtTTTAAAAcccaactgagttgactttggtcaatattttgagcaaacggactcggatcagtgtttgacagttccggtaggtccgtatcgtgatttggaacttggccttatgcccggaatcgaattccggggtccctagcccgagatatggaattttggtgaaaaattaaaagcttgaaaacttaataatttttaataaattactgatgttggatttattgacatcaGGTCtttattttggttttggagcccggtataggtccactataataattatgacttgtctgccgaatttggtgagaatcggagttgatttgatgttattcggacgtccggttgtaaaaaatataagttttaaagttttcttgaaaacttcctttgaattggtgtctgattcgtagttgtaggtgctattttggcgatttgatcacgcgagcaagttcgtatgatattttaggacttgggtgcatgtttgatttggagacTTGAGGgatcgggttggtttcgggtggttaacggatcattttggacttgggaaaaactgtaaaaatctgcttctggtatccttcttcgcgttcgcgagagggctCTCGCGTTCATGAAGAAGAAACTGGAGACAGACAAAATTGTGCGTCAcattcgcgatcgaagcctcgcgttcgcgaagggtcaaagtgtaaagcttcgcgttcgcgatcgaagcctcacgttcgcgaagagaaaatgaCCGGAGAGGAAATTGCCTCCGCgctcgcgaagggcatctcgcgttcgcgaaggccaagccaggcaaacatcgcgttcgtgaggtatccatcacgttcgcgaagagtaaaattgggaagcacaaatttgtgcttcgcgaacgcgaggcactgaccgcgttcgcgaagggtaaaaatcccagaaacagaacttaagttctcgaaaatgggattttcaacccttttccatttttgatcccgggtaaggcgattcttggacGATTTTTACaggaaatattggggtaagtgttacttatcctatattgattatatttcatgattccatactcatttatatcatgaatccgtgaaattttgggagaaaaatcagatttttataaaatcttccaaaaacgaaaatttaagatttgaaggtccatttaatatcgaaattggataatttttgtatgattgaactcgtagtggaacgagtgttcggatttcgtaagtttttccgaaatttgagacgtgggtcccactatcgaatatttaaataaatttcagatttttatccggaaaattattaaatttatatggaattaattcttatgaatgtattgagtatatcaaattgtttgtgaatagatttgaagcttttggagataaattcaaaaggaaaagttatggtcgaataatttattggaatttgcaaagcgaggtaagtgtcgtggctaaccttgacttgagggaatagaacccttaaactatttgttatatgaaatgcatgtcaacgacgtataggcgaggcgacgagtgtctatacgtagtaaaattaattgtttgcatatttatttaaaaatcataaatcgttttaaatcaaaaatgaattgttataataattgtttctctcttattctttgtcaaatatttaatcttaaattcctgtaataattgcaacatgtttatttgatttatgggcattaattgctacttgacatttagcatattaaatattaatttgcctattttctctctgattttcataataaattgctatttgtcattgtttggttcatgaataaattataattattgtgtgccttgatacttaatagtttctcattggacatggtatttattggagtaatttttattacgtttatgagttgtttaaagttatattgggggaacgggttgcacgccgcaacggaaatgaaagtaagtatatatatatatatatatatatatatatattgggggatcggattgcacgtcgcaacaaacttatttaaaagtctatattgggggatcagattgtatgccgcaacagacttatttaaaagtctttatatacttgattaaactaaatatattggagggttgtttaataaatatattgtgaaaacgggttgcacgctgcaatggaaattgattgaaatgataattgattatgactgctgagttggcctcaaatattaaaaatgagttacctgatttgttTCTATTGTTATTGTTTtaactaatattgcgtacatgttaatgtaagtgtcctgccttagcctcgtcactactttgtcgaggttaggctcagcacttaccagtacatggggtcggttgtactgatactacactctgcacttcttgtgcagatttcggagttggtcccagcggcataccataAACTTGCTCGAATTTTAGCAactcataggagacttgaggtataattgcacagcgtccgcagttctgaaagtccccgtctatcttattTTAGTTGTGTATTTGGTTCAGACAGcttaattttattcagacctttatttatattattctagaagctcgtacacttgtgacaccaattttgggacggtatttagataccgttatttttattgattattcactacatttcaaactttacttccgcatttgtttctttgttattaataaatttaaaaattattttaaaatggataatattattctaacgttggcttgcctagcaagtgaaatgttaggtactATCACGGtgtgaaggtgggaatttcggggcCTGACATATTTAAACAATACATACACAATCATCGTTAACATCAAAATTAAGTTTTAATGTAGATAATGAATTTAAGACGTAATAAGAATTGTACGTACGTGACAATACCAATTAATCTGCAACGAACATATTCTGCATTAAGTATTATAGTGGTTAATTAGCTATGATCCAAAAGCACTTAAGCGAAGTCTACAGTTGCAGCAGAATTTTGCCTTGACAATATTAATACTAAATAATTCGCAACAAACATTGACACAAGTTAATTAGCTATGATCCAAAAAGGACCTAAGCGAAGTCTACAATTGTATCATAAGCTAATTGAATATAACATGACAATATAAAGGTCTTGTACAGTCTTAGAAATTCTCCATATTAATTTATCATGCTCCAGATTTTTTAGAGGATTTTTCACATTAGTGTCATGTTTAACTTTAGAACTTTTCAAGAATGGCATAATCAAGAATAATAGATTGCTAACTATGATCCAAAAAGGATTGAAAAGAAGTCAATATTTgcaccataaaataattgaaacATCTATACCTTGCAGATACTGGTGCGTGAAGTTACTCttttgaaaaaaagaaatttCTTGCAGAAAGAATACAAAAAGGATAATGGGACAAAGATACCTTATGCACAGATAAAAGATTTGGTTTTGTGTCGACCGCTTATCTTTCCGTTTATAATGTAGTTGCTTTTATTTGGGTCAAAAAAATTCTTCCATACTTGAACGTCGTTGTTGAAAAGAGTAGTTTGTATTTTTGTTCCATGTGTCAAGATGGACAAGCAATAGACTCACTAAATGAGGCAGTGCATTGAGCGGTGAATATAAGAAACTATTAAAATAATGTTACCTCTTCGTCAACGAATATTAGCTGCCAACGTACACCTTCACCGTTCTTATTTTTGTATTCCTTTATTAAGCCTCGTCGAATGACTAAAAATTTAATTACCCATTCTATAGCATATTTCTTCAACTCGCTAATAGGTATGCATAACTTTCCTAGATCTTCTTCGTTTGCCATTGTAAATTATCCTGTAGTAGCTAGGAGAATAGATACAAACACAATATATAGTTGTAATGTAGAGACTTTTTTCTCCATCTAATATATATGCTCTAGTAGTTGAAGCACCCAATGCAATATATAGTTGCAAGACAAGAGTAATCTTTTAAAATCTAATATATTTGAAGGAAGCTACTGATTCTTGTGGTTTAATTAGAAAATCGAGCAACATCGGCTGgcaatatatatatgaatatatcttAATAAAGTCTAAAAGTAATGACAAGAGTGTACAATTATTACCAATTTTGTCATGTGGCAATcaaaaaaaatgtaaagaaaatttTGCGGGAAAAAATACAAGAATAATGTGACAAAGACATTTTATTGCGCACTTATATAGAGtgcatgaaaaatatgaaaaggcATATAGAAGGAGTTATAATGGAAGATTGAAGATGGAAGAAACAAAATACGAAAAAGTGAAATAACTGAAAGTAATAATAAGTAAAAAGATTTCAATGACTTTATTATGGAAAAGAAACTGAATGAAGCAGCAATCAATGGctggaaaaaaaaaaaccaaaacacCAATTTTAGGGAGCTGAAGGAGAACGTggtggggggtggggtgggtgggGATACCAAAACCAAAACACTAGCTATTGCTTTTGCTTTGCATTTTTCTTCTaaatttcatggtgttcctatttttcttatgattgttgtggtgatactaatattgtctccctttgctttgtatctttcttctggatttcatggtgttcctatttatcctatgattgttgttgtgatactaatattgtttccCTTTTGTCATTTTGtcgttttgtctttttatttttttgagccgagggtctttcgaaaacagtctctctactccttcgggtaggggtaaggtctgcgtacacactaccctccccagaccccattaatgAGAttttactgagttgttgttgttgttgttgttaatattTTAGTATTTAGTATTAGTACTAGAATTTAGTATAATAATATGAATTAAGTGatattcaaaataattaattGACACAATATGTTCCTTCCAAATTAAAGACTTTAGCtgtcaaatcccaaaaaaaagtTTCCGTTTACGTTAAACCTAGGAGATGAAATAGGctaaattaaatatataattaGGAATTAGTAGCACATGTTTAGGGAGAAGCAGGGGCGGATGCAAGGTAAAAGAACcaggttcaactgaacccaaAACTTTTGATGCGGAGTATacatttatgtgtaaaaatttactaaaattgGAATAAATAGTAGATCTGAccccataattttaaaaatataatgggttcaatattAAAAATCTTAAAGTGTTGAACCCATAAACGGAGAAGTGAATGTGGAGCATTAAAATAGGAATTATGAGCTTCTTATTCACTCATCATTTTTAATTAGGATAGGATTGCACTAAACTTACATTCAATTGCCTTAATTACATGAACCTGATTAGCCTTCATGTAATAATAATATTACTATTACATATTTATTATATTAGATGTTTAATATTTTATTACATTTtacttaaaattaatttaaaacagGGGCAAAATAATAATCTAACGTTGAAGATAGGAGCTTCCCACTTTTAGTATAATATATGATGatacgatgatgatgatgatatataTACTTGTCTTCTAAAATGAACGTGATTAAATTGTTGTCCTATAAGCTTTTGAACTACAGATATTACCAAAATCTCTTTGTAAATTTGCTCCATTTAACGTAAATACCTAACTTTTCTTGTAATGAAATCTTCAGCTATATTACTTCATTACCGATTATCTCCAGTTCATCAAGTTGTGCCTAAACTCTTCTTCACTTTAACTTATGTAGTTGTAGAGAACAATAAAACTGTTATATAACCTTTCCATGTAGAGTGTAACCCAGTGCTCTAAGCTCCCGTTACGCGGGGAGTCCGGCCGTCTGGGGAAGGACCGGACCATAATGGTCTATCCTACgtagtcttaccctgcatttctgcaagagcaTATTTCCACGGCACGAACCCTGACCTCCTGTTACGTCAAAATCATATAGTCGTATAACCAAATATGGATGAAGAGATTCAGATAGTACTGAAGCATTCCAAGATCATTTAAGAAATTTTAGATATGATCTAGTCTGAGCTATAAATAGAGAATTCAAACAGGATTGAAAAACTTGAAAAAGTAAACTGAAACTTGAAAAGAGAAATAAAGACTGAATAAGGAAAAGCAAGAAACATAGCAAATTTCTTGTGAGAAACAAGTCTATCTAGTGATATGAGCAATGAAAGAATCTAACTCCATTCGAGAAGCGCCCCCTAATTTCTCTGTTGACTGCCTTACTGCTGCTCCTAATTCTTCTGCTCTTTTCCTAATCACATCACCTTCTTCTGATTCCATTAACTTCCTCACAACATTCAGTATTTCCGTCACAAAAAAGGCATTAATTGGTTGCTCAGAATGTATAGGCCAAGCAACTATTGGCACTCCCATAGTAATACTCTCTATGCAAGAATTCCATGTACAATGACTCATGAATCCACCTGTCGGTGAATGAGCCAAGATTTCTGGTTGTGATGCCCATTCTCTAACTACTAAGCCTACCCCTTTTAGTCTTTCCTCAAAACCTTCTGGCAACTCAAATCTTCTAGCTTCTCCAGTAAAGATATCTCCTTTATCGGCATCTCTCAACACCCATATGAACTTTTGTTTGCTTCGCTCTAATCCCATCGCGAGCTCCTTGATTTGTTCATCAGAAAATGAAGTTGACGTTCCAAAAGATACATAAAGAACTGATTTTAGAGGTTGCTTGTTCAGCCAATCCAAACAGTTGTTTTTCTTATTATATGAGATATGATTAGCTAGTTTAGTAGGGAGAATAGGTCCAATTTCCCATTGCTTCTTATTTTGTGCGCTAGCGAGTTGTGCCAATAAGTCAATAAAAGTATTACCTTCAATTACTCGGCTTGTATTATAGATATCACCAGCACTAATACCTATATACTGAACCTGAAAACTTCCtagtgtaacgactcggccggtcgttttgagaattataaCCCCGATCCTCTATTTAACTGCTTCTTCCAtaattatttctgctattgtgacttgccgagaggtttcgttttgatttttggagtgatttgggatacttagtccctaaacgaaagcttaagtcttaggattttgaccgtagtcggaactgtttgaagatgacttcggaatagaatttcgttggttccgttagctccgttagctccgttgggtgattttggacttaggagcgtgtccaaattgtattttggaggtccgtagcttatttaggcttgaaatgacgaaagttgaacttttggagatttggaccggtagtgaaaattttgatatcggggtcggattccgatttcggaagttggagtaggtccgtaatattgaataagACTCGTGTGCtttttggggtcaatcggacgtggtttgattggtttcggtatcggttgtcgaatttgaaagtttcaagttctttaagtttgaatcggaggatgatttgtaattttagcgttgtttgatgtggtttgagggctcgactaagttcgtatggtattttaggattgattggtatgtttggtcaaggtcccgggggcctcaggtgagttttaggtgcttaacggattgagtttggcACTTATGCAATTGCTAGAGctgctgcacctggtgtaatcgcacctgcgcactttgggccgcaggtgcagcGCTGCAGAAGCGGTTTTGACCCTGTCCATATGGGACCACAGGGGCGGCCATAGAGCCACAGAAGTGgacgcgcagaagcggaagacaAGCGTAGAtgcaggctcgcagaagc
This region of Nicotiana tomentosiformis chromosome 4, ASM39032v3, whole genome shotgun sequence genomic DNA includes:
- the LOC117277383 gene encoding zeatin O-glucosyltransferase-like, encoding MGLERSKQKFIWVLRDADKGDIFTGEARRFELPEGFEERLKGVGLVVREWASQPEILAHSPTGGFMSHCTWNSCIESITMGVPIVAWPIHSEQPINAFFVTEILNVVRKLMESEEGDVIRKRAEELGAAVRQSTEKLGGASRMELDSFIAHITR